In Anaerolineae bacterium, a single genomic region encodes these proteins:
- a CDS encoding carbohydrate kinase family protein: MANNSPTPPYVLVVGAAGIDSKGRANAPLTLGSSTPGLVRVSVGGTARNVAENLARLGVETVLLSAIGAGGNGRRILNNAHQAGINTDYVIVSEKHHTSAYLAILDETGSLVMSVDDMEVLACITLQVINWRRNLIKNAALVMIDSNLSQAAINSLFKAAGRYRVPVCADPASTTLAARLRPHLANVYMITPNVPEAQVLAGQTIGNEDEAIAAARVLVTAGVKIVIITLAEAGVVYASARESGRIPAIATNIVDFTGAGDALTAAVVFGLLNDISLDESVRLGASAAALTLACGDTVCPDLSLDLLYDRLLI, translated from the coding sequence ATGGCCAATAACAGCCCCACCCCGCCTTACGTGCTGGTGGTGGGCGCAGCAGGAATCGACTCAAAAGGCAGGGCCAACGCGCCGCTTACCCTGGGCAGCAGCACGCCCGGCCTGGTGCGGGTGTCCGTAGGAGGCACGGCCCGCAACGTGGCCGAGAACCTGGCCCGGCTGGGTGTGGAAACGGTTTTGCTGTCGGCCATTGGCGCCGGGGGCAATGGGCGGCGTATTCTTAACAATGCCCACCAGGCGGGCATCAATACCGATTACGTGATTGTTTCTGAAAAACATCACACCTCGGCCTATCTGGCCATTCTGGATGAGACCGGCAGTTTGGTGATGTCGGTTGACGATATGGAAGTTTTGGCCTGTATCACGCTCCAGGTGATCAATTGGCGGCGAAACCTGATCAAAAACGCGGCCCTGGTGATGATTGACAGTAATCTTTCCCAGGCCGCCATTAATTCGCTGTTCAAAGCGGCCGGCCGTTATCGGGTGCCGGTTTGCGCCGACCCGGCCTCAACCACCCTAGCGGCCAGATTAAGGCCCCACCTGGCCAATGTGTACATGATCACGCCCAATGTGCCCGAGGCCCAAGTGTTAGCGGGTCAAACCATTGGTAATGAAGATGAGGCCATTGCGGCGGCCCGCGTTTTGGTTACGGCCGGGGTGAAAATTGTCATCATTACCCTGGCCGAAGCGGGCGTGGTTTACGCCTCGGCCAGGGAGAGCGGCCGCATCCCGGCCATAGCCACCAACATTGTGGATTTCACCGGGGCCGGCGACGCGCTGACCGCCGCCGTTGTTTTTGGCCTGCTCAATGATATTTCGCTGGATGAATCGGTGCGTTTGGGCGCCAGCGCCGCCGCTTTAACCCTGGCCTGCGGCGATACGGTTTGCCCCGATTTGAGCCTGGATTTGTTGTATGATAGATTGTTGATTTAA
- a CDS encoding MaoC family dehydratase N-terminal domain-containing protein — translation MTISPRGLHFEEFEIGLEIQTAARTITETDIVNFAGLSGDFNFIHTNAEAVKDTPFGQRVAHGMLVASIATGLAVQQGFIDGTTLAFRELEWKFTKPVFIGDTICVQIKVTETKPMARLGGGLVTFEGRVVNQNDEVVHKGIWKMLIKGRE, via the coding sequence ATGACTATTTCCCCCCGTGGTCTGCATTTTGAAGAATTTGAAATTGGGTTGGAAATTCAAACCGCCGCCCGCACCATCACCGAAACAGACATTGTCAACTTTGCCGGCCTTTCCGGCGATTTCAACTTTATCCACACCAACGCCGAAGCCGTCAAAGATACGCCCTTTGGGCAGCGAGTGGCTCACGGCATGCTTGTGGCTTCTATTGCAACGGGATTGGCCGTGCAGCAGGGTTTTATTGACGGCACCACCCTGGCCTTTCGAGAGTTGGAGTGGAAATTTACCAAACCCGTTTTTATCGGCGATACCATTTGCGTGCAAATAAAAGTAACCGAAACCAAACCCATGGCTCGCCTGGGCGGCGGTTTGGTTACATTTGAAGGCCGCGTGGTCAACCAAAATGATGAAGTGGTTCACAAAGGCATCTGGAAAATGCTGATCAAGGGCCGGGAGTAG
- a CDS encoding PD40 domain-containing protein, whose translation MDDQGHDRPTLVEPSKTPELEVTGGENIGQAYKVKPRTRIGRERDNDIVLLDLKVSRYHAQVSLEADQWILADLGSSNHTYLNGQLVNVPAVIHSGDRIGIGETELRFKIPGAPIEKTAPVRTAPAPGPAAAPVGPVPRSAPPRLAWIAGGFVLLLCLATVIVLYMISRTTPGQEPIANVTPPAAESAGTAGQPVDVAEPPANLALTYEDDFSDSFGGWDDAFDAYTTKQYGNNRYQIEVSADNLIAWGLANRDVADFELEVEAKQEDGAKSNSYGLLFRLQDRDNFYRFDISGDGFFLVSKFLEGQWYTLVDWTHSPHINQETNLLKVSAFGPNLTLWANDQPLASVTDDSFGHGNFGFFASTFSEPHLWVSFDNLKLWAPEGQSLTMIPTATPPGAAPSPPPAPTLSPTLTPTPVSDTIQLTPAAAELEATTETTPTATTTASPSATPTTEPTATPVPLPEYASRDQPLARGEERVTGRIVFPVFDPEQGTYNIYIADAADGANRELVQPNASQPALNKDGTEIAYRSWLPDKRGLFARRLGSSEAWQFDIFFESARPQFSPADGSLMYHSRTGGKEPAVYRVINGVGQVMRREGGPIQGQAAKWSPDGQQFVYSSCLGSNCGIILSNLDGSNPVVLTDHPSDTSPEISPDGSAIVFMSQRSGDWEIYQVGINGGEIKALTSDDASDGLPTWSPDGDKIAFVSNRDGEWAIWDMDPDGSNERRLFKLNGSIDGVVQHDVGNSYGWVEENIDWAP comes from the coding sequence ATGGATGATCAAGGCCACGATAGGCCAACTCTGGTTGAGCCGTCAAAAACCCCGGAACTAGAGGTAACCGGCGGGGAGAACATTGGACAAGCTTATAAAGTCAAGCCCAGAACCAGAATAGGCCGCGAGCGCGATAACGACATTGTTCTGCTTGATCTCAAGGTGTCGCGTTATCATGCCCAGGTTTCCCTGGAAGCAGATCAATGGATTCTGGCAGACCTGGGCAGTTCCAATCATACTTACCTCAACGGCCAACTGGTCAATGTGCCTGCGGTTATTCATTCCGGCGACCGAATAGGGATTGGCGAAACAGAATTAAGGTTTAAAATTCCCGGAGCGCCTATTGAAAAGACCGCGCCCGTGAGAACTGCGCCTGCCCCTGGGCCTGCCGCCGCGCCTGTTGGGCCGGTCCCGCGCAGTGCCCCTCCCCGTTTGGCCTGGATTGCCGGGGGATTTGTATTATTGCTGTGTCTGGCCACGGTGATTGTGCTTTATATGATCAGCCGCACCACGCCCGGCCAGGAGCCAATTGCCAATGTTACCCCTCCCGCCGCTGAGAGCGCGGGTACGGCGGGCCAGCCGGTAGATGTGGCCGAACCGCCCGCAAACCTGGCCTTGACCTATGAGGATGATTTTAGCGACTCCTTTGGCGGTTGGGATGATGCCTTTGACGCTTATACGACCAAACAGTACGGCAACAATCGTTACCAGATTGAGGTGAGCGCGGATAACCTGATTGCCTGGGGTCTGGCCAACCGGGACGTGGCCGACTTTGAACTTGAGGTGGAAGCCAAACAGGAAGACGGGGCCAAAAGCAACAGCTACGGCTTGTTGTTTCGCCTGCAAGACCGCGACAATTTTTATCGGTTTGACATCTCCGGCGACGGTTTTTTTCTGGTTAGTAAATTTTTGGAGGGCCAGTGGTATACCCTGGTTGATTGGACCCATTCTCCTCATATCAACCAAGAAACCAACCTCTTAAAAGTATCTGCTTTTGGCCCAAACCTGACCCTGTGGGCCAATGACCAGCCGCTGGCCTCGGTAACCGATGACTCGTTTGGGCATGGCAATTTTGGTTTTTTTGCCAGCACCTTCAGCGAACCCCACCTCTGGGTTAGTTTTGATAATCTAAAACTATGGGCGCCCGAAGGCCAAAGCCTCACCATGATCCCCACCGCTACCCCGCCCGGCGCCGCGCCCTCGCCCCCCCCTGCGCCTACCCTGTCGCCTACCTTAACCCCAACGCCGGTCTCTGACACCATTCAATTGACCCCCGCCGCCGCCGAGTTGGAAGCAACAACCGAAACAACCCCCACCGCCACCACTACCGCTTCGCCTAGCGCTACCCCCACTACCGAACCTACGGCTACGCCTGTCCCTCTGCCCGAATATGCCTCGCGCGACCAACCCCTGGCCCGGGGCGAAGAAAGGGTTACCGGCCGGATTGTTTTTCCCGTGTTTGACCCGGAGCAAGGCACATACAATATTTACATTGCCGACGCCGCCGACGGAGCCAATCGAGAATTGGTGCAGCCAAACGCCAGCCAGCCGGCCCTCAATAAAGATGGCACAGAAATTGCCTATCGCTCCTGGTTGCCGGATAAGCGGGGGCTTTTTGCCCGCCGCCTGGGCAGTAGTGAGGCCTGGCAATTTGATATTTTCTTTGAGTCGGCTCGTCCCCAGTTTTCGCCGGCCGACGGCAGCTTGATGTACCACTCGCGGACGGGCGGGAAAGAACCCGCCGTTTACCGGGTGATCAACGGCGTTGGCCAGGTGATGCGGCGAGAAGGAGGCCCTATTCAGGGCCAGGCCGCCAAATGGTCGCCCGACGGCCAGCAATTTGTGTACAGCAGTTGTTTGGGCAGCAACTGCGGCATCATTCTCAGCAATCTCGATGGCTCCAACCCCGTCGTTTTAACCGATCATCCCAGCGATACCAGCCCCGAAATTTCACCCGATGGCTCAGCCATAGTTTTTATGTCGCAACGCAGCGGCGATTGGGAGATTTATCAGGTTGGCATCAACGGCGGCGAAATAAAAGCCCTCACCTCCGATGACGCCAGCGACGGCCTGCCCACCTGGTCCCCCGACGGTGATAAAATAGCTTTTGTTTCTAACCGCGACGGCGAATGGGCTATTTGGGATATGGACCCGGACGGCAGCAATGAGCGTCGTTTATTTAAACTTAATGGCTCAATAGACGGCGTGGTGCAGCATGATGTGGGCAACAGTTATGGTTGGGTGGAAGAAAATATTGACTGGGCCCCATAA